A genomic segment from Verrucomicrobiota bacterium encodes:
- the dnaE gene encoding DNA polymerase III subunit alpha: protein MERVQAPGRCPFVHLHVHSNYSLMSGASRVGEIVQSAALLGLEALALTDTNALHGAVPFYQACEAAGIRPILGAEIEVGGVRAVVLARDVEGYRALCRIVTARQLDDDFSTPHNPRGKGNSQPAQQATEVPAVHGLMPVAARMPPPARAPARIEKDRDRSYLAVEKLVGWVGSAADHIYALTAHEGLLRALAASAARDATFVELQQHGDSASRKRAEALGDLADALGLPAVATNGVRFVEPEGFERHRLLTAIRLNTTLAKLPADATVHAQCSLKSAGEMRRLFHDRPDAVRRTRWIAERCDVRLDLGRVHLPEFPVPGGESADAYLRRVVLVGAHKRYTEIAPAVQKRLDYELDVIARTGFAPYFLIVWDIAREAFRRGIPTVGRGSAANSIVSYCLGLTHVCPIRHNLFFERFLHVERRDCPDVDLDFCWRRRDEMLEWVYERHGHDQVAMICTFQTLALRLSIREVAKVMGLMGDEISAFTNRLPYFDYGSIERIVEDVPECRDLPIDAEPWKTVLRLAGTIANFPRHLGTHSGGLVVAPGPVTDYLPLQYAAKGLVITQYDMRAVEDMGLVKIDLLGQRALSVIADVVEEVKARTGVSLDMRDLAEGDPDAIALWKRAETIGCFQIESPCMRGLLKKLHVDGIDILTAASSLVRPGPSDAGMTKQFVDRYNGREKVRYLHPRLRPLLRETLGVMVYQEDVIRVVHELGGIGFGDAEMLRKSMSKKRGIEAVASYEQQFVRGAIERGIAEQIAEKIWAQIASFAGYAFCKAHSASYAQESYQATYLKAHYPAAHMAAVLTNGGGFYHPEVYVNEARRMGLRVLPPDVNESLVQWTGWDDWVRAGLADVRGLTASAAEAIIAGRADAPYRSAEDLFSRVSITQSEVESLIRAGAFDSFGLTRPQLLWACAQQWGQSPRRIDHPCAPRGGRYVGSHGRKGLLKKPCTEPQAPAPKGLDSASPGQRLGLQGHGRRPHGLKGFHKTLFQPAHKPVESERDRIPQPPQGAASGDETRHGSPPAGAGVVEGKSDSRFHGLMPEATGCRRLRGLRRVGGNPPCIAGVSRVAEIPDLFYGYRSGGVGVAVPARDELCDYTIDEKVRDEMRLLGYSVSAHPMSLYQGRLRRLRLVRICDIERYAGRQVKVCGWFVTTRRTTTERGEQMRFLSIEDMTGVLETVLFHAAYAKYGHLLTTPGPYLLTGTVQDDHTHCTLTVERVEVVER from the coding sequence ATGGAAAGGGTCCAGGCGCCGGGCCGGTGTCCGTTCGTTCACCTGCACGTGCACTCGAACTACTCGCTGATGTCGGGTGCGAGCCGGGTCGGCGAGATCGTGCAGTCGGCGGCGCTGTTGGGGCTTGAGGCCTTGGCGTTGACGGACACAAACGCGCTCCATGGCGCGGTGCCGTTCTACCAGGCGTGCGAGGCGGCGGGCATCCGGCCGATTCTGGGCGCGGAGATCGAGGTTGGCGGTGTGCGCGCCGTGGTGCTGGCGCGCGACGTCGAGGGCTACCGCGCGCTGTGCCGGATCGTGACGGCGCGCCAGTTGGACGACGATTTCTCTACGCCGCACAATCCACGGGGTAAAGGGAATAGTCAGCCCGCGCAGCAGGCGACAGAGGTGCCCGCTGTCCACGGGCTGATGCCCGTGGCTGCCAGGATGCCGCCCCCTGCGAGGGCTCCGGCGAGGATCGAGAAGGATCGTGACCGTTCTTATCTGGCGGTTGAGAAGCTTGTCGGGTGGGTCGGGTCGGCGGCGGATCATATCTATGCGCTCACGGCGCACGAGGGGCTGCTGCGGGCGCTGGCGGCGTCGGCGGCGCGGGACGCGACCTTTGTCGAGCTCCAGCAGCATGGCGATTCCGCGAGCCGCAAGCGGGCCGAGGCGTTGGGCGACCTGGCTGACGCGCTCGGCCTGCCTGCGGTAGCGACGAACGGCGTCCGTTTTGTGGAGCCGGAGGGTTTCGAGCGTCACCGGCTGCTGACGGCCATCCGGCTCAACACGACGCTGGCCAAGCTGCCCGCCGATGCCACGGTCCATGCTCAGTGCTCCCTCAAATCCGCCGGCGAGATGCGCCGCTTGTTCCACGACCGGCCGGACGCGGTGCGCCGCACGCGCTGGATCGCCGAGCGCTGCGATGTGCGCCTCGATCTGGGCCGTGTCCACCTGCCCGAGTTTCCGGTGCCCGGGGGTGAGAGCGCCGACGCCTACCTGCGGCGCGTGGTGCTTGTGGGCGCGCACAAGCGCTACACGGAGATCGCGCCGGCGGTGCAGAAGCGCCTCGACTACGAACTCGATGTGATCGCTCGGACCGGGTTCGCGCCGTACTTTCTTATCGTGTGGGACATTGCGCGCGAGGCGTTCCGGCGCGGCATCCCGACGGTGGGTCGCGGCTCGGCGGCCAACTCGATCGTCTCGTACTGCCTTGGGCTGACGCACGTCTGCCCGATCCGCCACAACCTGTTCTTCGAGCGGTTCCTCCACGTCGAACGCAGGGACTGCCCCGACGTGGATCTCGACTTCTGCTGGCGGCGGCGCGACGAGATGCTCGAGTGGGTCTACGAGCGCCATGGCCACGATCAGGTGGCCATGATCTGCACGTTCCAGACGCTGGCGCTGCGCTTGTCGATCCGTGAGGTGGCGAAGGTCATGGGCCTGATGGGCGACGAGATCAGCGCGTTCACCAACCGGCTGCCGTACTTCGACTACGGTTCGATCGAGCGCATCGTCGAGGACGTTCCGGAGTGTCGCGACCTGCCGATCGACGCTGAGCCGTGGAAAACCGTCTTACGACTCGCCGGCACGATCGCCAACTTCCCGCGTCACCTCGGCACGCACTCGGGCGGGCTCGTCGTGGCGCCGGGGCCGGTGACCGACTACCTGCCGCTGCAGTACGCGGCCAAGGGGCTCGTGATCACGCAGTACGATATGCGCGCCGTTGAGGACATGGGCCTCGTGAAGATCGATCTGCTCGGCCAGCGTGCGCTGTCGGTCATTGCCGACGTCGTCGAGGAGGTCAAGGCGCGCACGGGCGTCTCGCTTGACATGCGCGACCTCGCCGAGGGGGATCCGGACGCGATCGCGCTGTGGAAGCGGGCCGAGACGATCGGCTGCTTCCAGATCGAATCGCCCTGCATGCGCGGGCTGCTGAAGAAGCTGCACGTGGACGGAATTGATATTCTCACCGCCGCGTCGTCGCTCGTGCGGCCTGGGCCGTCGGACGCGGGGATGACCAAGCAGTTCGTCGACCGCTACAACGGCCGCGAGAAGGTGCGCTACCTCCACCCGCGCCTCAGGCCGCTTTTGCGGGAAACACTCGGCGTGATGGTCTACCAGGAGGACGTCATCCGCGTCGTGCACGAGCTGGGCGGTATCGGCTTCGGTGACGCCGAGATGCTGCGCAAGTCGATGAGCAAAAAGCGCGGCATCGAGGCGGTCGCCTCGTACGAGCAGCAGTTTGTCCGCGGCGCCATCGAGCGCGGGATCGCCGAGCAGATCGCGGAGAAAATCTGGGCGCAGATCGCCAGCTTCGCCGGCTACGCATTCTGCAAGGCGCACTCGGCCAGCTACGCGCAGGAGTCGTATCAGGCCACCTATCTCAAGGCCCACTACCCGGCGGCGCACATGGCCGCCGTGCTCACCAACGGCGGCGGCTTCTATCACCCCGAGGTGTACGTCAACGAGGCGCGCCGCATGGGCCTGCGCGTGCTCCCGCCCGACGTGAACGAGAGCCTTGTGCAGTGGACCGGCTGGGATGATTGGGTCCGCGCCGGGCTGGCCGATGTGCGCGGGTTGACGGCGAGCGCCGCCGAGGCGATTATCGCCGGCCGCGCCGACGCGCCATATCGCTCCGCCGAGGATCTTTTCAGTCGGGTCAGTATCACGCAGAGCGAGGTCGAGAGCCTCATCCGTGCCGGCGCGTTCGATTCGTTCGGCCTCACGCGCCCGCAGCTCTTGTGGGCCTGCGCGCAACAGTGGGGACAGTCACCACGCCGTATAGACCATCCCTGTGCCCCCCGCGGGGGGCGGTACGTCGGTAGCCACGGGCGTAAGGGCCTGTTGAAGAAGCCCTGCACAGAGCCTCAGGCACCTGCCCCGAAGGGGCTTGATAGCGCAAGCCCAGGGCAGCGCCTTGGGCTACAGGGCCACGGAAGACGACCACATGGCCTGAAGGGCTTCCATAAGACACTCTTCCAGCCGGCCCATAAGCCCGTGGAAAGCGAGCGTGACAGAATTCCCCAGCCCCCGCAGGGGGCGGCATCTGGCGACGAGACAAGGCATGGGTCGCCCCCTGCGGGGGCTGGTGTCGTGGAAGGGAAAAGCGATTCCCGGTTCCACGGGCTAATGCCCGAGGCTACAGGATGTCGCCGGCTGCGCGGGCTGCGGCGGGTCGGGGGCAACCCGCCCTGCATCGCTGGTGTGTCGCGTGTGGCGGAGATACCGGACTTGTTCTACGGTTATCGGTCAGGCGGGGTGGGCGTGGCCGTCCCGGCCCGCGACGAGTTGTGCGACTACACGATCGACGAGAAGGTGCGCGACGAGATGCGCTTGCTCGGGTACTCGGTCAGCGCGCATCCGATGAGCCTCTACCAAGGACGGCTGCGGCGCCTGCGCCTGGTGCGCATCTGCGACATCGAGCGCTACGCCGGCCGACAGGTCAAGGTCTGCGGCTGGTTCGTCACCACGCGGCGCACCACGACCGAGCGCGGCGAGCAAATGCGGTTCCTGTCAATCGAGGACATGACGGGCGTGCTCGAAACGGTCCTTTTCCATGCCGCCTATGCCAAATACGGCCACTTGCTCACCACGCCCGGCCCCTACCTGCTCACCGGCACCGTCCAGGACGACCACACGCACTGCACGCTGACTGTCGAAAGAGTCGAGGTGGTCGAACGGTAG
- a CDS encoding sugar phosphate isomerase/epimerase, with protein sequence MRLGFVTELSDERIALAAALGLDGVEVAIGWGTALHPETATDADCRAARELLDKHGVAALTLLWGENHAELDDPVKRLKRVIKTAKVLGTSVITTNCWAAGSTLSEQHAWAVRLWSKCAKIAEDGGVRVGFENCPHDGRNYMRTPATFAALFDAVPSPAIGLEFDPSHLIFQFIDPVPAIRAFGERIYAFHAKDTQILDDRLQQVGVSGEGWWRFRVPGFGDVDWRAIFIALSDVNYAGDIIIEHEDPVFGGSEGLALAAQHLRPFIAPSKIG encoded by the coding sequence ATGCGGCTCGGCTTTGTCACCGAACTGTCCGATGAACGCATCGCTCTGGCGGCCGCCCTTGGTCTCGACGGTGTCGAAGTCGCTATCGGCTGGGGCACCGCCCTCCACCCCGAGACGGCCACGGACGCCGACTGCAGGGCGGCGCGCGAACTGCTCGACAAGCACGGCGTGGCGGCGCTCACGCTGCTCTGGGGTGAGAATCACGCCGAACTCGACGACCCGGTGAAACGCCTCAAGCGGGTGATCAAGACCGCCAAGGTCCTCGGCACGTCGGTCATCACGACGAACTGCTGGGCCGCCGGGAGCACGCTCAGCGAGCAGCACGCATGGGCCGTCAGACTCTGGTCCAAATGCGCCAAGATTGCCGAGGACGGCGGCGTGCGCGTCGGCTTCGAGAACTGCCCGCACGACGGCCGCAACTACATGCGTACACCGGCAACGTTCGCCGCGCTCTTCGACGCGGTGCCGTCGCCGGCGATCGGGCTCGAGTTCGATCCGTCACATCTCATTTTCCAGTTCATCGATCCGGTGCCCGCGATCCGCGCTTTCGGTGAACGCATCTACGCGTTCCACGCCAAGGATACGCAGATCCTCGACGACAGGCTGCAACAGGTGGGCGTCAGCGGCGAGGGCTGGTGGCGCTTTCGTGTGCCCGGCTTCGGCGACGTCGATTGGCGGGCAATCTTCATTGCCCTGAGCGACGTCAACTACGCGGGCGACATCATCATCGAGCACGAGGACCCTGTCTTCGGTGGCTCCGAGGGCCTCGCTCTCGCCGCGCAGCACCTGCGGCCGTTCATCGCACCGTCGAAGATCGGCTAG